Proteins from a genomic interval of Xylocopa sonorina isolate GNS202 chromosome 4, iyXylSono1_principal, whole genome shotgun sequence:
- the LOC143422989 gene encoding uncharacterized protein LOC143422989 isoform X2, which produces MEHSHKNTDCYFFYYSTCTKGDNCPFRHEPSALGCETMCVYWQQGKCLDDHCTFRHMELRKNRKSIPCYWETQPGGCRKPHCSFMHKSPHTTFSDPINPVKNFDLTSKTMNQEWMNRQDDTKHDGSSTESDQGRGSSEAGSFIGSPAVDPLIVKFEEESDNESVPSPVKPQPRVPYCKTYEEIRLEEIQAESAAYYSYQTEDRRNDAAGGKMKTRRTRRICLYSPLGNNKRKIGEKALDFEVLSLEEIRRRKRRRKGDQGEDEEEEEDEEKIGEKSSADFLKDAIKTLAELSDSIPVVRGVKRSLDDRQEDFAPRCKTKRSSGHTGTSIGNVPPVKLRRSPKRFAFHESEAVVENAEELVGKGPEERLERRSNASRKNEVEIRLCDSSTDEDQTPLEKGEKVIEGRKSAGPYNTVDDSKETCDSLSNVNEEDYLTLDMVSDDILKDIDALLKEKTSV; this is translated from the exons ATGGAGCACAGTCATAAGAATACCGATTGTTATTTTTTCTATTACTCAACGTGCACAAAG GGTGACAATTGTCCCTTCAGACATGAACCTTCTGCCTTAGGCTGCGAAACAATGTGTGTATATTGGCAGCAGGGCAAATGCCTCGATGATCATTGTACCTTTAGGCATATGGAATTAAGA AAAAATCGTAAATCAATTCCATGCTATTGGGAAACACAGCCTGGAGGCTGTAGGAAACCGCACTGTTCATTTATGCATAAAAGTCCTCATACAACCTTTAGCGATCCCATTAATCCAGTGAAGAATTTTGATTTAACATCGAAAACTATGAACCAGGAATGGATGAATCGTCAAG ATGACACAAAACACGATGGTAGTAGCACCGAGTCTGATCAAGGTAGAGGAAGCAGCGAAGCAGGCAGCTTTATTGGTAGTCCAGCTGTCGATCCTCTTATCGTCAAATTTGAAGAAG AGTCAGACAATGAAAGTGTACCGTCCCCGGTAAAGCCGCAGCCGAGGGTCCCCTACTGCAAGACCTACGAGGAGATCCGTTTGGAAGAGATCCAGGCGGAAAGCGCGGCCTATTATTCCTATCAAACGGAGGATCGCCGGAACGACGCAGCTGGCGGGAAGATGAAGACGCGCAGGACCAGAAGGATCTGCTTGTACTCGCCGCTTGGTAATAATAAACGGAAGATCGGCGAGAAAGCGTTGGACTTCGAGGTCCTCAGTTTGGAGGAGATTCGCCGCCGGAAGAGGCGTCGCAAAGGTGACCAGGGtgaggacgaggaggaggaggaggatgagGAGAAGATCGGCGAGAAATCCAGCGCGGATTTCCTCAAGGACGCCATCAAGACGTTGGCCGAATTGAGCGACTCGATCCCTGTCGTAAGGGGCGTCAAGCGATCTCTGGACGATCGTCAAGAGGACTTCGCGCCTAGGTGTAAAACCAAACGTAGTTCCGGTCACACGGGCACGTCTATCGGTAACGTTCCACCCGTTAAGCTTAGACGATCGCCGAAACGGTTCGCGTTTCACGAGAGCGAGGCTGTTGTAGAGAATGCCGAGGAATTAGTTGGGAAAGGTCCGGAGGAGAGACTGGAACGGCGGTCGAACGCGTCTAGGAAGAACGAAGTGGAGATCAGGCTGTGCGACAGCAGCACAGACGAGGATCAGACGCCGTTGGAGAAGGGCGAGAAGGTGATCGAGGGTAGAAAATCGGCTGGCCCGTACAACACCGTGGACGACTCGAAGGAAACCTGCGACAGTCTGTCGAACGTCAACGAGGAGGACTATCTCACGCTGGACATGGTATCCGACGACATTCTAAAGGACATCGACGCGTTGCTCAAAGAGAAGACCTCTGTTTGA
- the LOC143422989 gene encoding uncharacterized protein LOC143422989 isoform X1, producing the protein MFRTKCKEHDHSSSYQFLQMEHSHKNTDCYFFYYSTCTKGDNCPFRHEPSALGCETMCVYWQQGKCLDDHCTFRHMELRKNRKSIPCYWETQPGGCRKPHCSFMHKSPHTTFSDPINPVKNFDLTSKTMNQEWMNRQDDTKHDGSSTESDQGRGSSEAGSFIGSPAVDPLIVKFEEESDNESVPSPVKPQPRVPYCKTYEEIRLEEIQAESAAYYSYQTEDRRNDAAGGKMKTRRTRRICLYSPLGNNKRKIGEKALDFEVLSLEEIRRRKRRRKGDQGEDEEEEEDEEKIGEKSSADFLKDAIKTLAELSDSIPVVRGVKRSLDDRQEDFAPRCKTKRSSGHTGTSIGNVPPVKLRRSPKRFAFHESEAVVENAEELVGKGPEERLERRSNASRKNEVEIRLCDSSTDEDQTPLEKGEKVIEGRKSAGPYNTVDDSKETCDSLSNVNEEDYLTLDMVSDDILKDIDALLKEKTSV; encoded by the exons ATGTTTCGCACGAAGTG TAAGGAACACGATCACTCATCTTCCTATCAGTTCTTGCAAATGGAGCACAGTCATAAGAATACCGATTGTTATTTTTTCTATTACTCAACGTGCACAAAG GGTGACAATTGTCCCTTCAGACATGAACCTTCTGCCTTAGGCTGCGAAACAATGTGTGTATATTGGCAGCAGGGCAAATGCCTCGATGATCATTGTACCTTTAGGCATATGGAATTAAGA AAAAATCGTAAATCAATTCCATGCTATTGGGAAACACAGCCTGGAGGCTGTAGGAAACCGCACTGTTCATTTATGCATAAAAGTCCTCATACAACCTTTAGCGATCCCATTAATCCAGTGAAGAATTTTGATTTAACATCGAAAACTATGAACCAGGAATGGATGAATCGTCAAG ATGACACAAAACACGATGGTAGTAGCACCGAGTCTGATCAAGGTAGAGGAAGCAGCGAAGCAGGCAGCTTTATTGGTAGTCCAGCTGTCGATCCTCTTATCGTCAAATTTGAAGAAG AGTCAGACAATGAAAGTGTACCGTCCCCGGTAAAGCCGCAGCCGAGGGTCCCCTACTGCAAGACCTACGAGGAGATCCGTTTGGAAGAGATCCAGGCGGAAAGCGCGGCCTATTATTCCTATCAAACGGAGGATCGCCGGAACGACGCAGCTGGCGGGAAGATGAAGACGCGCAGGACCAGAAGGATCTGCTTGTACTCGCCGCTTGGTAATAATAAACGGAAGATCGGCGAGAAAGCGTTGGACTTCGAGGTCCTCAGTTTGGAGGAGATTCGCCGCCGGAAGAGGCGTCGCAAAGGTGACCAGGGtgaggacgaggaggaggaggaggatgagGAGAAGATCGGCGAGAAATCCAGCGCGGATTTCCTCAAGGACGCCATCAAGACGTTGGCCGAATTGAGCGACTCGATCCCTGTCGTAAGGGGCGTCAAGCGATCTCTGGACGATCGTCAAGAGGACTTCGCGCCTAGGTGTAAAACCAAACGTAGTTCCGGTCACACGGGCACGTCTATCGGTAACGTTCCACCCGTTAAGCTTAGACGATCGCCGAAACGGTTCGCGTTTCACGAGAGCGAGGCTGTTGTAGAGAATGCCGAGGAATTAGTTGGGAAAGGTCCGGAGGAGAGACTGGAACGGCGGTCGAACGCGTCTAGGAAGAACGAAGTGGAGATCAGGCTGTGCGACAGCAGCACAGACGAGGATCAGACGCCGTTGGAGAAGGGCGAGAAGGTGATCGAGGGTAGAAAATCGGCTGGCCCGTACAACACCGTGGACGACTCGAAGGAAACCTGCGACAGTCTGTCGAACGTCAACGAGGAGGACTATCTCACGCTGGACATGGTATCCGACGACATTCTAAAGGACATCGACGCGTTGCTCAAAGAGAAGACCTCTGTTTGA
- the LOC143422989 gene encoding uncharacterized protein LOC143422989 isoform X3 has protein sequence MCVYWQQGKCLDDHCTFRHMELRKNRKSIPCYWETQPGGCRKPHCSFMHKSPHTTFSDPINPVKNFDLTSKTMNQEWMNRQDDTKHDGSSTESDQGRGSSEAGSFIGSPAVDPLIVKFEEESDNESVPSPVKPQPRVPYCKTYEEIRLEEIQAESAAYYSYQTEDRRNDAAGGKMKTRRTRRICLYSPLGNNKRKIGEKALDFEVLSLEEIRRRKRRRKGDQGEDEEEEEDEEKIGEKSSADFLKDAIKTLAELSDSIPVVRGVKRSLDDRQEDFAPRCKTKRSSGHTGTSIGNVPPVKLRRSPKRFAFHESEAVVENAEELVGKGPEERLERRSNASRKNEVEIRLCDSSTDEDQTPLEKGEKVIEGRKSAGPYNTVDDSKETCDSLSNVNEEDYLTLDMVSDDILKDIDALLKEKTSV, from the exons ATGTGTGTATATTGGCAGCAGGGCAAATGCCTCGATGATCATTGTACCTTTAGGCATATGGAATTAAGA AAAAATCGTAAATCAATTCCATGCTATTGGGAAACACAGCCTGGAGGCTGTAGGAAACCGCACTGTTCATTTATGCATAAAAGTCCTCATACAACCTTTAGCGATCCCATTAATCCAGTGAAGAATTTTGATTTAACATCGAAAACTATGAACCAGGAATGGATGAATCGTCAAG ATGACACAAAACACGATGGTAGTAGCACCGAGTCTGATCAAGGTAGAGGAAGCAGCGAAGCAGGCAGCTTTATTGGTAGTCCAGCTGTCGATCCTCTTATCGTCAAATTTGAAGAAG AGTCAGACAATGAAAGTGTACCGTCCCCGGTAAAGCCGCAGCCGAGGGTCCCCTACTGCAAGACCTACGAGGAGATCCGTTTGGAAGAGATCCAGGCGGAAAGCGCGGCCTATTATTCCTATCAAACGGAGGATCGCCGGAACGACGCAGCTGGCGGGAAGATGAAGACGCGCAGGACCAGAAGGATCTGCTTGTACTCGCCGCTTGGTAATAATAAACGGAAGATCGGCGAGAAAGCGTTGGACTTCGAGGTCCTCAGTTTGGAGGAGATTCGCCGCCGGAAGAGGCGTCGCAAAGGTGACCAGGGtgaggacgaggaggaggaggaggatgagGAGAAGATCGGCGAGAAATCCAGCGCGGATTTCCTCAAGGACGCCATCAAGACGTTGGCCGAATTGAGCGACTCGATCCCTGTCGTAAGGGGCGTCAAGCGATCTCTGGACGATCGTCAAGAGGACTTCGCGCCTAGGTGTAAAACCAAACGTAGTTCCGGTCACACGGGCACGTCTATCGGTAACGTTCCACCCGTTAAGCTTAGACGATCGCCGAAACGGTTCGCGTTTCACGAGAGCGAGGCTGTTGTAGAGAATGCCGAGGAATTAGTTGGGAAAGGTCCGGAGGAGAGACTGGAACGGCGGTCGAACGCGTCTAGGAAGAACGAAGTGGAGATCAGGCTGTGCGACAGCAGCACAGACGAGGATCAGACGCCGTTGGAGAAGGGCGAGAAGGTGATCGAGGGTAGAAAATCGGCTGGCCCGTACAACACCGTGGACGACTCGAAGGAAACCTGCGACAGTCTGTCGAACGTCAACGAGGAGGACTATCTCACGCTGGACATGGTATCCGACGACATTCTAAAGGACATCGACGCGTTGCTCAAAGAGAAGACCTCTGTTTGA